The following are encoded in a window of Solidesulfovibrio magneticus RS-1 genomic DNA:
- a CDS encoding gamma-glutamylcyclotransferase family protein, with amino-acid sequence MNLFVYGTLRQGQSNYQRLLNGREGFEFVGPATTVNKYTMFSSGIPFVHKQPETSLIKGEVIMVWDNKLIKSLDALEGHRDGERQGYHREQTPVRLDNGMNMSAWIYFFYGVPHGSIVHSGDWLGRNNNK; translated from the coding sequence ATGAATCTCTTTGTTTACGGCACACTCCGCCAGGGACAATCTAACTACCAACGTCTCCTTAACGGAAGAGAAGGATTTGAATTTGTCGGTCCTGCGACGACGGTAAACAAGTACACCATGTTTTCGTCAGGGATTCCATTCGTCCACAAGCAACCAGAGACGTCTTTAATCAAAGGTGAAGTGATCATGGTCTGGGACAATAAGTTGATCAAATCGCTGGATGCCTTGGAGGGCCATCGGGACGGCGAGCGCCAAGGCTACCATCGGGAACAGACGCCTGTCCGATTAGATAATGGAATGAACATGTCCGCTTGGATCTATTTTTTTTACGGGGTCCCTCATGGTTCCATTGTCCACTCTGGCGATTGGTTGGGTCGAAATAACAATAAATAA
- a CDS encoding recombinase family protein gives MVNHTDTIPIKCFGYIRVSGAAQVDGDGPERQEKAIRDYANTHGLEVAEIYMDGGVSGTLEDRPALAEMMVSLEQNGHGVKTVLIERLDRLARKLAVQENIIRDLHKQGVTLISAVEGKGLMDDDPTRVLVRQMLGAIAEYEKQMLVLKLRAARKRTKAKTGKCEGQKAFIESDHGKATVQQLISLRESGLTWQEVADHLNGDGFVTKNGKPWTMVNAQQTWRNHSNSQQLLS, from the coding sequence ATGGTCAACCACACCGACACCATTCCAATCAAGTGCTTTGGCTATATTCGAGTGAGCGGCGCGGCGCAGGTCGACGGAGACGGACCCGAACGGCAGGAGAAGGCCATCCGTGACTATGCTAATACGCATGGCCTGGAAGTGGCTGAGATATACATGGACGGTGGCGTGAGCGGAACCCTTGAGGACCGGCCGGCGCTTGCCGAAATGATGGTCAGCCTTGAGCAGAATGGACACGGTGTAAAGACGGTCCTGATCGAACGCCTGGACCGTCTGGCTCGAAAGTTGGCCGTGCAGGAAAATATCATCCGAGATTTGCACAAGCAGGGCGTGACCTTGATCTCGGCCGTCGAAGGCAAAGGACTGATGGATGACGACCCCACGCGGGTTCTTGTGCGGCAAATGCTCGGAGCCATTGCCGAGTACGAAAAGCAGATGCTGGTCCTCAAACTCAGGGCAGCCAGGAAGCGGACCAAGGCGAAGACCGGCAAATGCGAGGGGCAGAAGGCTTTTATTGAAAGTGATCATGGAAAGGCCACAGTCCAGCAATTGATCAGCCTGCGCGAGTCAGGTCTTACCTGGCAAGAGGTCGCTGATCATCTAAATGGTGATGGTTTTGTGACTAAAAATGGTAAACCCTGGACAATGGTAAATGCGCAGCAAACCTGGCGCAACCATAGTAATTCGCAGCAATTGTTGTCTTGA
- a CDS encoding recombinase family protein, with amino-acid sequence MHLGFANQAGLRVDEFLEIEISSRKSTKERRIDDLLERLAPGDTIVVSELSRLGRSLGEMVRIVEQLKEKDVALIAIKQGINTRSDSDMASKCIIYLSGMFAELERDFLSQRTKMVWREPRRRARSLVVRKEVLANRKWIIESMRLNNLLN; translated from the coding sequence ATTCACCTTGGGTTCGCCAACCAAGCTGGTCTCCGTGTTGACGAGTTCCTGGAAATTGAGATCTCCAGCCGGAAGTCGACAAAGGAACGCCGAATCGACGACCTGTTGGAGCGCTTGGCACCTGGGGACACTATAGTCGTTAGCGAGTTGTCGCGGCTAGGGCGCTCGCTCGGGGAGATGGTTCGAATCGTGGAGCAACTGAAGGAAAAGGACGTGGCGCTGATTGCCATCAAACAGGGGATCAACACTCGAAGCGATTCCGACATGGCGTCCAAGTGCATAATCTACCTGTCAGGGATGTTCGCTGAGTTGGAACGGGACTTCTTGAGCCAACGAACAAAAATGGTTTGGAGAGAGCCAAGGCGCAGGGCAAGGTCCTTGGTCGTAAGAAAGGAAGTCTTGGCAAATCGAAAATGGATAATAGAATCGATGAGATTAAACAACTTATTGAATTGA
- a CDS encoding helix-turn-helix domain-containing protein, whose translation MDNRIDEIKQLIELNVPKASIAKILGVSRQSLYKFIESRSINIQ comes from the coding sequence ATGGATAATAGAATCGATGAGATTAAACAACTTATTGAATTGAATGTTCCAAAAGCATCTATTGCAAAGATTCTTGGGGTTAGTCGCCAATCGTTGTACAAATTTATTGAAAGTAGGAGCATTAATATTCAATGA